From the Callithrix jacchus isolate 240 chromosome 22, calJac240_pri, whole genome shotgun sequence genome, the window TCTGCTAAGAACACCTCAGTCCAAGAATCCTCAGACTTCCAGCGGGCTATTCCTGACCCCTTCAAATCCTCAGATTTCCACTGTCCTCTAGACAGTCACTGCCAACGGACCTGATGCTCCGCAAGGTCACAAACCCCAGCCCAACTCCTCAGACTCTGCCATATATCAGTCAGGAGCACATGCCTGTCCCAAGCTACCCCACAAACCACGGGCCTTTTCCCAGGACTTCCACAAACATCTCCATCCCCAaacaccccaccctgccctgcctggtTCCCTCTGAGATGCCTCCTCTTGTTACCTTCCGGTTCTACAAAATTCTCCCCATTAAAGCATCATCCCAGGGTAGCCCCCTAACTTGTCCTCATTGGCGCCATCCCAGGACTCCTCACCTCCATGCTGGACATACCTGACCCCCCTACACTCCAATTCAGGGCTCTCTACCTGCATCCTACACACACGTCCCATCTCAGTGCCATCGCACCCACTCCTGGACACCCCCAAAGTGGGACGTCCCCTCTCAAGCTCTCCTACCCAGGCTCCTAGGGCACATCCCTGCCCTGTCCACACTTCCACTTCAAGGATCCTTCCACTGTACTCTGCAGCCACTCATACCCGGGATCCCCAGTTTCCTCCTCAGAGGGGAGGGCACACACCTTCATCCCGGACCCCTCGAAACCCTCCTCCCACTCCTAGGGTCCTCAACAGCCGTCCTTCCACGCCCACTGTCCAGTCGCTCGAAACACCCATTCCAGGCTCCCGGACTTCCTCTCCCTAACTCCTCCCGGTTCCCCGTCAGGACCCGCTCTCATTCCCATCGTCGTCCCAAGTACCCCCCCCCCGGACACTCCCACCTCCAACCTGCACCTGGCTAGGGCCGGGGCCGGGGTCGGGGTCGGGGTCGGGAGTCCCTTGGCACCCGGCGAGCTTCTGCTCACTCCCACAGTAAACCACTCAGGTCTTTCCCAGACCCCTTCGGCTTCTCTCCACCTTTCCCGAGTTCTCTTTCCCGAGTCGCCTCTCTCAGGAGCCCGGCTGCCGGCGCGCTCAGCCCCAGTCCCAGTCCCACTCCCAGCCGGTTCTGGTCCCTCCGCCCCTTTCTCTCGGCCGGTCCCGGTGATCCCTCCCACCTCCTTGTCCCTCCACTTCCACCTCGGGCCGTCCCGGTCCCCTCCCATTCCGGGGTGCCCTCAGGACACCCCTCGGACGGCCCCTCACTCGCCCTCCGGGACCGTCGCGGTCCCCTCCCGCCCCCCCCAGCCGTCCCGGCGGCCATTGCTCCAagatggcggcggcggcggcggcgggtgaggccgggccgggccgggccgggtgGGGGGTCGGGGGTCCCGGGGCGGCACTCACCTGTAACTCAGCGCGCTCGGCCTCCCAGCGGGCTTTCTCGGCTTCAAAGCGCGCCCACTCGTGCTGGATAAAGTGCAGGATCCCCGGCAGGCTCAGGGGCTCCGGGCCCGCCGTGGGCCCGGGGCTGCCTCCGCCGCCGCCTCCCTTACCTGCCGGACCCggcccaggggcaggggcagagaccGGGGCCGCCCCAGTGGGGCCAGGACCCGCGCCTGAGCCGAGCGGACGgcaggaggaggcggcggcggcaacCGCGGCGGCCGCTCGCTCCTCCATCATGGAGGCCCCGGGGCCGGCCCGCGCGCCCGCTGTGCCTCGCGCGCCTGCGCGGCCGCGCCAACCCTCCCCCCCCCCACCTCGCGCGCGCGCCCGGAGGGGGACGGTGGGAAGGGGGGACCGCAGCGAGCGCGAGGCCGGGGGCGAGCCTCGCCCACCGGGGTCGACCCCGAAGGCGAACGTGCCcgcgcggcggcggcgggaggGAGATCGCGCCCCGAGGAGGGCAAGGGAGACCCAGGCCCCGCGCGACGGTTGCCCTCGCTGGAGTGAGACTGAGGAAGGGGCCGCTTGCTGACCCCCTCCTTCCACTTCACCCCGGAGAAAGAGCCTTACCCCTTCCCCACCCAAACACCACTCTCCTGAACAATTAGTTTTATTGTGAGAGAAAGGGCAATCAGCAGTGGCCCCATCCTCTCTGATTCCTGGCCAGGTTTGGTTGTCATGGTAACCCTTCCCCAGCGGTGGGGGCGAGTTGGTGGGGGGCAGTCTTTCCTTCCCTTACATCTTTGTGGTTATGGAACCCCAAAACTCTTCAGACTGTGCACCAGGAGAAGGTTGCTAAGGTAACCTAAGTCCCTGGTGGTCCTTCTGCTCCTACCCTCATCTACTGTGGCAACCACCTCCCATCTAGCACTCAGGTAGAAAGGACCCCAGCCTCTCCCCCACAGTCACCTAGTTGGCATTACCATGGTAACGTCTTCCGTTTCCCATCGTGAGAGCCCATTCACCAAACCAACCAGGTGTTTTTATTTAGAGGAGATGCTCAGCTGAGGGGCAGTTGCTATGGTTACAAGGCCTGGACCATCCTCGCAGAGGTGAGAAACAGGCAAGGTCAAGGCCTGGTTACTATGGTAATAGGGCAGCCCCCTTCCAGTGACCCTAGGAACCAAGCCCAACCAAGTAGGGAATGTTTTAAGTGTGTCTGGGAGGGGGTTGTCATGGTAATTGCTTCCGTCAGCTTCTAGCCCTACCTTTTCCAGACACATTCATGCTAGAGGGATGCTTATAGGTTGCTATAATAACTGACATCCCTCCCATTCACCCCACCCCACTCCGGAGACACTCCATGTGGTGCCCGAGATTGTGGGACTTCaagagaaaggattccctgacCTTTCTCTTACTACTTTTGTAGATAAGATGAAATTGTGCTCTACTGTGCGGAAATGGCTGATTTGGGGTTTTCTGGTTCCCCTCCTCTCAGGAGTGCAGCTCAGCTGGGCTGGAACTGCCCTCCTGGAACTCCCCCAGCCTGCAACCTAGGAGGTAAGCTGTCCCTAATGTCGCCCGCACTCTCATGGAAACTACCCTCCCCTCACTCCCTAAGGCTTTCCCacatgtctctttcttttctacccATCACATCCCAATTTTGCAGATGCAGGGACTGAGGCTCAGGGCAGATCAGAGCTCAGGCTCAGTGAACCCAAGGCCTAAAGATAATTTGGATTCATTTCCATTGTTCTGTGGGAACTGGAGAGACAAGTGCTCAGCTTCACTGTCCTCTTCTTCTCTGAACGccgtttctgtttgtttgtttgttcgtttgctttttgagacagagttttcactcttgtttcccaggctgtagtgcgatggcgggatctcagctcactgcaacctccgcctcccatgttaaAGCGATTCtcggggccgggcgtggtggctcacgcctgtaatcccagcactttgggaggctgaggcgggtggatcacgaggttaagagatcgagaccgttctggtcaacatggtgaaaccccatgtctactaaaaatacaaaaaattagctgggcatggtggtgcatgcctgtagtcccagctactcaggaggctgaaggaagagaattgcctgaacccaggaggcggcggttgcggtgagccgagatcgtgcctgggtaacaagagcgaaactctgtctcaaaaaaaaaaagtgattctcctgcttcagcctcctgagtagctgggattacaggcacgcaccaccacgcctagctacttttttgtgtttttagtagagatggagtttctccactttggccaggctggtctcgaatgcctgatctcaggtgatccacccgccttggcctcccaaagtgctgggattactggtgtgagcccccacacccagcctctgcccACCATTTCTAAAGCAAGTCCCCTGTTTCTCTCTGGTACCCTCAGCTGGTCTCCTGCCCTGTCTGTaagttgtgtggtttttgtcaatttttttggttttttttttgagacagggtctcacacagGATGGAATACaggggtgcgatctcggctcactgcaacctccacctcccgggttcaagtgattctcccacctcagcctccccagtagctcagattgtaggtgcacaccaccacacccagctaatttttgtgttttttgttagagagggggattcaccatgttgctcgggctggtctggaactcctgacctcacgtgaaccacctgcctggggctcccaaggtactgagattacaggtgtgagccaccacacttggccctgtCAATCTTTCTATCTTCTGGAGGGCTGACCTAATGAGTACCTCATTCATTCTGTATCCTGAAAATGCAGGGTCCACCACAAAAAACACTCGAGTTTGTTGAGTTACTGAGTTGAATTGATTTATTAATGTGCCATAGTCGAGCTTTGAAAACACCTGTCAGGTTAGCCTGGGAAAGGCTCACCGAAGATGGGCTGAGAGTCAAGGCTTCAGAAAGAACCTAAGAGAGAAGGCAACGTTTGTTGGTTTAAAGCATGACACTGTAGCCAGCTTCTTGGATCAACTCTTGGGTCCACTACTTCCCATTGTATGACTTTGAATAAGAGACTTTAACTCTCTGTggctctgtttcttccttttttcattttctgagacagggtctcactctgtcacccaggctgcagtgcagtggcatagtctcgactcactgcaacctctgcctcctgggctcaggtaatcctcccacttcaaccttcagagtagctgggactacagttgcacgccaccatgcccggctaatttttaaatgtgtttgtagagacggggtcttaccagtccatgctggtctcaaactcccaggctcaagcagtctctcccggctttggcctcccaaagtgctgggatcacagacatgcgcCACCGCACCGGctggtttccatttttaaatgggatCATAACATGAGGATTAAGCAGTGAATacacataaagtgcttagaacagggcTTGGCATGTGGGGAGCTGCTAGAATTGTTATTATTATCCTCCCGATTCAGAAAAATGCAGAACATTCTGACCTTCAAAATCATTGCATCTACTTTGCCCCAGCAAAGGGGTCTGTAGCCCTTAGAGTGGTGAAGTCTTGATGACCTTGTCAGGGTACTAGATGATTCCTTTCCCCACCTCAGTTCTCTCAGACCCTCGCCAGCAGGCGGCACCTCCTCATCTGGCCATCAAACCCGCTGGTGTCTGGTCTGCGAGAGCCAAGGGCTGTGGTGGGCCTGAGGGTCGCCAGGACCTGGCTGCTGTCCTCTGCCCTGCTGGGTACCTCCTGGCCAGCCCAGAGTCAGACAGTGTGGCGAGAGCCAGGGCCTTGAAAGCAGAGACCTAGGTTCTGGTCCCTGCATCCTTCCCATCTCTCTGGGCCAGAGGTTCCCATCTttctttcctgagacagggtctcgctctgtcacccaggctggagtgcagtggctggatcacagctcactgcagcctcaaactcctaggctcaagggaccctctcacctcagcttccctcccaagtagctgagaacatAGGTAGATACtgccacgcctgtctaatttttgtattttttgtagagacaggctttcactatgttgcccaggctagtcttaaactcctgagctcaagtgatcctcctgcctcagcttcccatagtgctaggattacagaagtgagccagtccaggttccctttttttttttttttttttttttccagacagagtcttgctccatagcccaggctgatctcgactcattgcaacctctgcctcccaggtcctggtttaagcaattctcctgcctcagcctcctgagtagctgggataacaggcatatgccaccatgcccagctaatttttgtatttttagtagagatagggtttcaccatgttggctaggctgatcttgaactcgtgaccttgtgatctgcctgcctaacttttccaaagtgttgggattgcaggcgtgagccaccacgcccggcctaaactctaagattttaagatttttgagGGTTTAAGGTTCTGTGGCTGCAAAGCTTCCTGCCCCTGCACTAATGAACTCCACAAGGGGTGGGATGCCGTCTATCTCTGAGTGTCTGTCGCTCTTATCTCCACTGCTGAGAACAAGCCTGGCGTGTTGTTCACGTGCGTGTTGTGATGTGCTGGCTGATGAGTTCAGCACATCAAAGGATCATCCAGAAAGCAATTCCAAGATCCTAAAGGTTAGAAAGgactggcatggtgactcacgcctgaaatcctgacactttgggaggacgagacgggaggatcaattgaggtcaggagtttgaggccagtctgggcaacatagtgggagcCAGTCTCcacaaaaatgtgtttaaaacattagccaggcacagtggtgtatgcctgtagtcccagctactcgggaggcttaggcaggaggatgcgttgaacccaggaattcaaggctgcagtgagccgtgattgcatcACTCCACTCAAGcttggacagcagagcaagaccctgtccctttaaaaaaaaaaaaaagttcttaaaaaatCAAGattagtggctgggtgcagtggctcatgcctgtaatcccagcactttgggaggccaagacggtcagctcacttgaggtcaggagttcgagaccagcctggccaacatggtgaaactccatctctactaaaaatacaaaaattagctgggcatgatggcacgggcctgtaatcccacctactcaggaggctaaggcaggagaatcgcttgaacctgggaggcagatgttgcaatgagatgagatcatgccactgcactccagcctgggggacagagtgagactccatctcaaaaaaagaaaaagaaataagagcagTTTGCGGAAATGTTCAGGATGACGTAAGCATACAGGTTAGGGGAAGCATGGCAAGAGATGATGGTGGAATGGCGGACAGACAAGGGGAACGTCAGAAGAAGCTTCCACTTTCTCCCCTGGGCACTGGGGAGCCATGGCAAGTTCAGAGCAGCGGAAGGAGAGGCCCAACTTGTGCTTTAGGAAGACTCCTCTGACTGTCACGAGGAGTGGAGTTGGCAGGAGATCCCGGCAAGGTTAGATGGAATGTGGGTGGCCCTGATTGAGGATGGAGCTATGGAAATGGGGAGGAGAGGACAGAGGATTTAGGACACAGGAAGGTTAGCTGGACATCCCCTGTCTCCAGGAAGGGCAGAAACCTGCAAAAGCCTTCATGGGGAAACTTTATTTGAGCTTCTGCTTGGAACCCAGAGCTGCACCACCTGTGCTGGAGACCGGCCAGCCAAATTTTCAAAGTCGTGACGGGGCAAGGAGACAGCGCCATCTAGGTCTTGCTTGAGGGTGTGGCCATTGAACGTGGAGTGGAGTGTCCTGGTTGGCAGCCTTTTAATGCAAGCCAACCcacttttttgtcattgttggGTTTTTTGAGGCGGTCTTACTCTCATCCAGGttgagtgcggtggcatgatcctGTCTCAAgccatctccccacctcagcatcctgagtggctgggaccacaggtgaacagcaccacacccaactaacttattttttgtagagatgaggtctccctatgttacctaggttgatcttgaactcctggactcaagtgatcctcttggcctcccaaattgctgggatcacagtgagtcactgtacctgtccccacctccccacttttactttgtttttctttttcttttcttttctttcttttttttttctgagatggagcctggctctgtcacccaggctggagtgcaatggtgccatctcagcccactgcaacctccacctcccaggttcaagtgatcctcctccctgggcctcccaaattgctgtggGCTGggtacagaactgtgagtcactgtacccagcccaccccacttacattttgtttctatatttatttatttatttaaatggagccttgctctgttgccaaggctggagtgcaatctcggctcactgcaacctccacctcccaggctcaagtgattctcctgcctcagcctcctgagtagctgggattataggcttccaCCCTCAAAcgtggctaatttctgtatttttagtagtgaaggagtttcaccatattggctaggctggtctcaaactcctgacctcaggtgatccacccgccttgtcctcccaaagtgctgacgtcacaggcatgagccaccgtgcctggcatgattttttttcccagtaccctgctttaaaaaaaatttttttttaattctaataaaatatatataacactaAATGTACCATCTTAAAAAATCTTAACCATTTTTCAGCACACAGTTCAGTAGTATTAGGTGCCTTCACACTGATGTGCCAACAAACCTCTgggaccctttttttttttttttttttgagacggagtttcgctcttgttacccaggctggagtgcaatggcgcgatctcggctcaccgaaacctccgcctcctgggttcaggcaattctcctgcctcagcctcctgagtagctgggattacaggcacgcaccaccatgcccagctaatttttttgtatttttagtagagacggggtttcaccatgttgaccaggatggtctccatctcttgacctcgtgatccacctgcctcggcctcccaaagtgctgaaattacaggcgttgagtcactgcacccggcctacctCTGGGACCTTCTTATCTTCCCAAactaaaactctgtacccatCAAACAACTCCCAGCTGCCCCCTGGCTCCTGTCATTTTACTTGTTTCTATTAGTTTGACCCAcgctttcaaaaaaaattttttttcttagtggccaatattttcaaattgggataattctaattttttaaaaatcaaatcatttCTGTCTTTTCATGCAAAACCAGAGCTGTCAGGCAGAGCATCAGGGAGATGATGGGATGGCACAGGATTTGGGGAAGTGACGAGGTGGAAGGGAAAGTGCTTGAGGGCTGTGGCATCAGCCTCATTCTGGAGCCAGGGCCAGGGTgtttgggggcagggaggaggagatgggatggcttcctggaggagggaatGATAGGGAGACGAGAGTGGGAATGGGGTTAGGGTGTTTATAACTGAGCCTGAATCTGAATAAGTTGACAGAGAATAGGCAGAGGGTGGCACTGAATGAAGAAGGGAAGGTGattcactttaagaaaaaaaaaagcttatccagcaCCTAATGTGTATctggctctgttttggttttggggaCCCAGCCAGGCTCAGGTCCCGCCCTCCTGGGTCTTGAAAgctcataaagacacatgctttTCCCAGCACTGGTGACTTAAGAGTAGTCAGGCTGCGGTGGGGGACCCCAGGGGGCTGAGGGCACACAGAGATGGTGCATGACGcagcctgggaggtcaggaagtgcttcctggaggaggggaagTCAAACCTGAAGCCAAATAAGGAAAAGAAGGGGAACTGAGAAAGGGCTGGGAAAACGGGCAAGGCTGAGGGTGGCAGAAGGGGGCGGTTCTGACAATCAGCTGCAGCCTTCCCTTTCGTCCCCCTCCCCAGGATGCCCCGGAGGCCCAGCTAGCCCCAGACTTCGGCCCCATGCGGCTCACCCGCTGCCAAGCTGCCCTGGCAGCCGCCATCACCCTCAACCTTCTGATCCTCTTCTATGTCTCATGGCTGCAGCACCAGCCTAGGAACTCCCGGGCCCGGGGACCCCGCCGTGCCTCCGCTGCCGGCCCCCACGTCACGGTCCTGGTGAGGGAGTTCGAGGCATTTGACAACGCAGTGCCTGAGCTGGTGGACTCCTTCCTGCAGCAAGACCCGGCCCAGCCCGTGGTGGTGGCAGCCGACACACTCCCCTACCCGCCCCTGGCCCTGCCCCGCATCCCCAACGTTCGTCTAGCGCTACTCCAGCCCGCCCTGGACCGGCCAGCCTCGGCCTCGTGCCCTGAGACCTACGTGACCACCGAGTTTGTGGCCCTGGTACCTGATGGGACGCGGGCTGAGGCACCGGGCCAGTTGCAGCGCATGGTGGAGGCGCTCCGCGCAGGAAACGCACGCCTAGTGGCCGCCCCGGTCGCTACAGCCAACCCTGCCCGGTGCCTGGCCCTGAACGTCAGCCTGCGAGAGTGGACTGCCCGCTATGGCGCAGCCCCCGCCGCTCCCCGCTGCGACTCCCTGGACGGAGACGCAGTGGTGCTCCTGCGTGCCCGCGACCTCTTCAACCTCTCGGCGCCCCTGGCCCGGCCGGTGGGCACCAGCCTCTTCCTGCAGACCTCCCTTCGCGGCTGGGCGGTGCAGCTGCTAGACTTGACCTTCGCCGCAGCGCACCAGCCTCCGCTGGCCACGGCCCATGCGCGCTGGAAGGCTGAGCGCGAGGGGCGCACTCGGCGGGCGGCGCTGCTCCGCGCACTGGGCATCCGCCTGGTGAGCTGGGAGGGCGGGCGGCTAGAGTGGTTTGGCTGCAACAAGGAGACCACGCGCTGCTTTGGAACCGTTGTAGGTGATACGCCCGCCTACCTCTACGAGGACCGCTGGACGCCCCCCTGCTGCCTGCGCGCACTGCGCGAGACCGCCCGCTACGTGGTGGGCGTGCTGGAGGCCGCCGGCGTGCGCTACTGGTTGGAGGGTGGCTCACTGCTAGGAGCTGCCCGCCACGGGGACATCATCCCGTGGGACTACGACGTGGACCTGGGCATCTACTTGGAGGATGTGGGCAACTGCGAGCAGCTGCGGGGGGCCGAGGCCGGCTCGGTGGTGGATGAGCGCGGCTTCGTGTGGGAGAAGGCGGTTGAGGGCGACTTTTTCCGCGTGCAGTACAGCGAAAGCAACCACCTGCACGTGGACCTGTGGCCCTTCTACCCCCGCAACGGCGTCATGACCAAGGACACGTGGCTGGACCACCGGCAGGATGTGGAGTTCCCCGAGCACTTCCTGCAGCCGCTGGTGCCCCTGCCCTTTGCCGGCTTCGTGGCGCAGGCGCCCAACAACTACCGCCGCTTCCTGGAGCTGAAGTTCGGGCCTGGGGTCATCGAGAACCCCCAGTACCCCAACCCGGCACTACTGAGTCTGACGGCAAGTGGCTGAAGCCCTGACACCCTCGCCTTTGTTTTTCCGGGGTCTGTTTGGATGTGGAGAAGCTTTGTGCGAGGGGTGAGGGGTGGTGGGGTGTGTGGccgagagggggagggggaaactGACCAAGAAAGAAATCCGAAGGAGAGCTTGAGAGAGGCTGACATTGGCAGGAGAGCACCAGGACGAGGATGGGAAGCGACCTCCAGATATTCTCAAATGGTCATGCCCACTGGGAGCCGTGGATATGCGTCGGGACCCGCTGGGTCGTCCCAGTCATTGAGGGAGCCAAGGATGCCGCGCCATCCTGCAAGGCTGAGCACGGCCCCAGACCCGGAAAAAGTGTCCTGCCCAAGATTTCGAGAGCCCTGCGCTCTGCGGCAGGGAAGGAGTGAAAGAGTGCAGGCTCTGGAGCCAAAGTGGCaagattcaaatcctggctttatATCGCTTATAAGTCAGGTGGGCTTGGGGGAGCGTCGCCGggttctctgtgcctcagttgcccCCAGGATGTGGGACCCTTGGCTGCAGGGGTTGCTTCCGCCACTAGAGGGCGCGCCGGTCCCGCTCCTGGTGGCTCACTGTGGCTCCCGGGTCGGCAGTCCGCCCGGGGCCTCTGTTCCATAGCCATCCACTCTGGAGCCTTTGGACTTCTCTCCAAGCCCCTGTGGGAGGCGGGACAGCAGTGACCGAGATCTCACCTTCTTTCGGCCTGCGACCTCCTTCCCTCCTGGAAGAGCCGTGACCTGCATGCTGCTCTTAACACCGTCTTGCAGAGGAGGAAATAAATTATCAGAGTTCCGAGGTGCAGCTATGGCCGAGAACCCGGTGCTGGGCCTGgagcgggggctcacgcctgtaatcccagcactttgggaggccaaggtgggaggatggcttgagcccagcagttcgagaccaacttgggcaacatggccagaccctgtctgtatttttaaaacagaaaaagaaccgAGCTCTGGATCTCAGCTCTACTCATGATGATTACCTCATTTCAGCTGTCTGCACCTATTTCCCCACTTGCTCGGCAGGGTAGACAATCACCATAGCTCACATTCACTGAGCATCTGCTGGGTACCAGGCACCATTCTCAGTGTTTCACCTGGGTCAGCTCATGCATCCCTCGCCTCAGCCCTCTGAAGTCACAGCTGCTCTTACtttcattatacagatgagaaagctgaggccagAGTGGTGAATCACTTGCTCAAGGTCAGGCAGCTCAGGAAGGGGCAGATCAGggtcttgaacccaggtggtcagGCTCTGGAGCCCACAATTGTCTTATTCAATATGCCTCCCTCTGGTC encodes:
- the FKRP gene encoding ribitol 5-phosphate transferase FKRP — protein: MRLTRCQAALAAAITLNLLILFYVSWLQHQPRNSRARGPRRASAAGPHVTVLVREFEAFDNAVPELVDSFLQQDPAQPVVVAADTLPYPPLALPRIPNVRLALLQPALDRPASASCPETYVTTEFVALVPDGTRAEAPGQLQRMVEALRAGNARLVAAPVATANPARCLALNVSLREWTARYGAAPAAPRCDSLDGDAVVLLRARDLFNLSAPLARPVGTSLFLQTSLRGWAVQLLDLTFAAAHQPPLATAHARWKAEREGRTRRAALLRALGIRLVSWEGGRLEWFGCNKETTRCFGTVVGDTPAYLYEDRWTPPCCLRALRETARYVVGVLEAAGVRYWLEGGSLLGAARHGDIIPWDYDVDLGIYLEDVGNCEQLRGAEAGSVVDERGFVWEKAVEGDFFRVQYSESNHLHVDLWPFYPRNGVMTKDTWLDHRQDVEFPEHFLQPLVPLPFAGFVAQAPNNYRRFLELKFGPGVIENPQYPNPALLSLTASG